AATGGGCACCTAATACTCCATTACACCAAAGCTTAAGAATTAAGCTCAGTGGGGTAACCAGCAAATTCTGAGAACTCTATCTAAATACAATAGTATCAAACTGGCATGCATTTATCGCACAAAAGTGTAATTTATGTCCTAGGTACCAATTGCCTTCAAAAATATGGCatttttataataatattcctGTTAAATTAGTCATTATTTAAAATAGCATCATACATACTCCCTGACAGACTATAAGAAAGCTCGCTCTGCTATATTAACTCATTCCGAACTTGAGTTGTCACTATTCATCGTTtgtattcttcttcttgtgaGACGTCgccttttctttcttgtaTTAGTAGTCTCTTCGTTGGAGCTTTGAGTATCTTCATCTGGTGACAAGCTACCACTTGGCAACTGTAAGTTTGCCTTTGCTGATCCATCTCTCAGCTTTAAACCTTCCATTAGACCTACCTCGTCAGAATTATCGGTTGTAAATTCCAtggcttcttcttcctcaatGTGATTGTTCTTACTATCCTTTAAGGATGAGCTACTTCTCAACTTTCGGCCAGTGACTCGAGATCGCTCCTTCACACTAGTGCCATtgatttcatcatcatcatcatcatcatcatcatctaaCAAACTGCTATTTTTATCGAATATTGTATTTCTACCTACTTTCAAAGTTTCCTTTAAACCACCAGCTTTCTCTTTACCAGGGTTTACATTACCAACAATGGGGGACAGTAAATGAAATCCGCCACGTCTTGACAGATCAGTATCCTTTCCTTGAGTGTAAGCTCCGCTTCTCGTTTGTCTTGGAGGAGTCCTAACATGAGATGAGCTCGACGAGTTCCTTTCATTTTTAAAGGAATCCActgttttcttcaattgttgTATCTTAGACTCTAAGATCTGTTTCTGTGTCTTCTGAAACTCTCGCAACCGTTCATTCTCATGGGCCATCGACTGCAAATCAACCGTCAGTTTGTTTACTTGTCTTTGTAATTGCAGTTGCTCGTCTGTCTTTAAAGCATTTGTACGTTCAGACCCACTAAATTCATCCTCACTTCTACTATTTTTGACTGTTTCGCGCCTATTAAGCTGATACTCATAGTATATCCTTTCATTCTCTAGCACACATCGGTAATAATCAGCCACTACTTGCAATGCCATTCCAAATCAAGCTCCTACAATCAAATACCTAGGCGCCCACCTTAATCTAGCTCAGTGACAACTATTCCGATATCTAAATGAACTACCAATTAAAGTAGATATATTCTGTGCAAACTGCTATAACTTTTAGTTTATACCTTAAGAAGAATGTGATCATGTTTAACGACATAATAATTTTGGCTCTTGGAAAGTTTCATGTCGAAATATTGACAGAATGGCATTGGAACGCATCAATAAGGCTAGTAGTTGGATTCGAACCAACTTTATAGTAATTTAAAGTTCTAATGATGTGGTTTGAAGGTAGAAAACCCTTTTCACAGTtgaacaaaagaaacaagCTTATTTGATTCGCCATCCTTAATCAATAGAAGGATTACCGAACTGGAAAGGAAGTTTCACGATACATTAACGGGTATAATTTGctttcaaaaatagaattattatttggaattgtttttatttttacttaCAAAGATAAGAGTTTTAATTTGCAAAGACATTAAGAGGTAGAATTTTAGTGGTATAATCTTTCTAACTAACAAATTTTTAGGAATTGAAAGAGGCTAATGAGTAAAAAACTGTCATTGGAGGAGTTTTTAGGAGATGGTATTCTAGGTGAGTCGGTCTGGAACGAAGACGAGATCAACCTCGATGCTATTAACAACACTACTAATCTAGATATCCTGAAGACGAAGTCCACCGAACATGGGAATGCTAGAACACCACACTTTGGTCCCGGTATGAATGGCCCAGGTGGACCTGGCGGCTCTTCTGGAAGTATGCAATCGCCATCTATGGGTGGTAGAGTCCACGCACCACCTACTAATGTGAATCCCAACGCTGATTATGTTGTTACGGGCCCACCTTACATTATAAAGTTTTCCAACTTGCCCCCAAGGTTTTCTGAGTTTGATATTAAGGATCTATTCCAAGCCAAGAGTACTCAATATGTCAAATTTAAATTGTTCTGGGAGCTGAACAAGAATCCTTCAATTGATACCATGAAAAACGGTACtgtatttgaaaagaatttcaagaagaattggaaaGTAGCATTTGTTGAATTGTTCACTGCTCGTGATATGgataaaatattgaaattttggtCGACTCCATTAAAAGAACTATATAACATTCTATTGACACCAGGTGAATTCCCTGACTTTAAGGAATATATTGCAAAAGCTACTTTAATTACCGACCCAAACGATGATCCGGCAAAACCACACTTGGAGAAAGAGCTCGAACTTCAAAAAGAGGAGAAactcaaagaaaaaaagacGTCTCCTGTTCCAACAACTAACAAGCCAAGTTATTCTCAGATATTGGAAAAATCCTTGAACTCTCCATCACCGGCAGCTACTCCTCTCTCTGGTGGCTCAAGTGTTATAAATCAAAGCGGCCACACCATGCAGCATGGTGATAATTTATCTAAATATTCAAAGCATGAAACAAATGATAGTGATGACGAATTGAGCAAGAACTTCGAAGATAAAGTAAACTTTGATGATAATCAGTCATCTAGCAATGATAATAACGATGGTTCACAAGCTGGTTCATACAACGGTAACTACAATAACTATAAGCGTGGTTCTTCCAGAGGTTCTTATAATCGTGGTGGTAGAGGCAACTTTAATGGTCGTGGTGGTAATCGTGGAGGTTACAATAGCCGTGGTAACTTTAATAATCGTGGAGGATACCACAACCGTGATGGTGCCAATAAGGATCAACAAAGAACTAATAGCTACGGTAACCGTCAAGATCGTAAAGATaattattcaaaaaatgatgatgaaagatCCAATAGTAACAAAAGTGATAATGATAGCTTGAGTGGCTTATTCAAACCAGCTAGTGATTTCTTGAGAGGCTCGGATGATAGAAATTCCTCGAGAGGTGATCGTGGGCGTGGTGGCCGTGGGTCTCATAGAGGAGGTAGATTCAGTACTAGAGGACAGGGCACTAACCGGTTTTGATCATATTTAACTGCTTGTTTTCAAACATTGGTGATATAGTGCTAGAACTATACCAGACCGTTTTATCTGTGAGCCTACTTCACTAGTACGTACACTTTTAAGTATTGACATAGGTTACGTCATTATCTAGTTTgtatttattgaatttaACGATGATAGCAATTTAAAAGCAATTGTTATTGTGTCTTCTACTTTTTGATAGGGCCGATATAGTAGACCTTGGTTCAATAGTTAATGGCCAACATATATGATCACAGCTTCAGGATTTACCTATATTAATTTAAAATAAATCTTGAAAATTCAATCCTTTGAATAGCCTTCACAGAGTAATTGACCATACTTACGTATCATAAATATAAACCAAGTATGACCAGCATCGAATGCTACGAGTAGTCTATGCAATGCCATAGATTATGGCATTACTTGTATTCACCCATgtaattttctttgtaaAGTATATTGCAAACATCCATTATTGGTAAATCTACAATACCACTACTTTCTTTAAAGGCGTAATTTCTAATAAAATCATCATTTGCATCTGTCACTATAATATTAGCATTTGAGTCTGTAATAGTTCGAAGATCGTCTATTGGTGGTGTCAGTATATCCTCATTGAAGAATTGCAACCCTATGTATGTGCAAAGCATGCCCATTAGCAGAAAGCATTCGAAGTAAATGATCCAACCTCTTTGAGGTATAATTTCCCCAATAGAACGTACAAAACTGGCTGGAATGAAGCCATAAACCCAATCATCGTTCTCATTAACTTTTGGCAATAGTGTCCAAAAAATAGCAAAGAACAATGTAAAAGTTACCAACACATACTGGGAAAACCAGTAGTATTCACGACGGTAGTTCATCTCATTGGAGAGAAGCAATAATAGGTACAATTCTTTAAACCCTATGGCAATTGAATTGTAGTAAATTGGAAACCAATGCCTATTGAAGGTgatgatttcttcttttgttaaTACTTCCTTGGATTACATACATTTGGCAAGCTTTACTTAAGTACTGGGTTTTCGTGTCCCGGTGTTTTTTCTTCCCGCTTCAAGATCAACTTTCGAAGTatatattacaaaatttaaacaaaaataatatcgttcacttttcttatttatTCTACTTCATAGacaaaataatttgttCATATTGTCtagaaattattaattataaaatgataatgttacaaatattgataaagtCCTTCATTATAGGAAGGTCAATATGCAAATTAGGTTTTGTAAAACGTCGATTTCTCTGCAATATGGATACCTACCACTGAGATTATACAAACCAGGGCATAAATTTTATCAAACCATGAATCTATAGCGCCGGTCGGCATTGTGAATTTTTCTCCTAATAGttctttcagtttcagGGCTGTTCCAAATGGTAAATTTGACCTAATTAATAAGATTGTTGAAACAACATAAACTCCAATCAATTCAGAAACTATCagatttttaattataGATGGGTTTCTTCTACTGCTCacttttgtatttgttgGTAAGAGATCAGCATCCTCCTCACCTTGCATGACAAGTGTTGCGATAACCTGAATCCTGGAGGGCAATAGAGATAGCAGATAAGTTATTGTGGTATTCACAGTCGATAGTGTGCATATGAAAAGGGATATCGATATTAGCAAAGAAATTTGTTTTGTGAGTGAGTCTAAGTCCTGCTTGTAGTTAAAtccaaacaaaaataaatctaGTAGTTTAGCAACGGTCACAGCCAATGGATCTGATCCGGTGGAGGATGAGCCTGAGCTGtcataaaaatattcataGTCTATGTCATTGGGATATTTCAATGCATGGCTGATTATGTGTGGAATTCTCTTCAGAAATGTGATTAATACCTTGTGACAACAGTATATCAAAAACGAAATCTCGAAGATCCTTCTTGAATTCCTTATTAAGGTAGGTTGTTTCGCTGATTTCTCTAGTTTTGCAACTTCTAATTGAAACCAACTTATCTTATCTACCATTTGTCTTCTTAAGGGTGCTGCAACTCCTACATTATCTtcatccattttttttaagattgatatattttcaataatgtTTCTCTCATAGTTGTCAATTTGACTTTGTAGTTGACGTTGTGTAGTCCAAAGATTCAGTCTTCTATTTCTGGAAATCAGGCTCGAAGATTGCATTCCTGATATGTCTGATCTCCTTTTAAATATCATGGAAAATGTGTAGTACAATGTTGATATTGATGCAATACCGGAAAGGATTGCCATTACTGTCACACCTGCAATGGAAAGGCTGGTCAATATACTCTTGCTATAGTAGAAGGGACCCCATGACATATATTGCAAAGTTGCTATCATTAACGCCAATGACATAAAAGTGCCCATAACCAATTGATTTATATTCAGGGAGtcattaaaaaatttgtttaaaATAGTTATCAAAATGAAGAATGGTTGGACCAAAATAAGGATGACCGTGAGAGACAGAGAAGTCAACGGCCATATATACTTGGTAATCAAGTCATGTTCTTGGCTCGCATCGGCTGTCTTAATCTGCCAGAGTACTATTTCAATGGTCATAGCATAACAAGTTATACCAAAGGCGAATAGAAAGCGCAGTCCCCTAGTAATACTTTGAGATTTGATAGAGTAAACTGTGTAAAActtgttgaagaaatagTTTGAGTTCTCACCACTGGAAGGTAACTGATACAACGACTTGTTATTCCTGGTCTTTAATCTATAGCCGGTCTCGAATATACTGCTTGCTATCAACCATAATGAATCATATGACCATTTTCCCACAAAAAAGGCGGTAGCACACAACAACAATAGCACAAAGAACACTTCCATCTCTTGTCAATGGATATATCCCTATGATCAGTTGCCTGGCCTAGCTTTGTCTCCTTACTAATACAAGAGATGTCCTTAACCTTTTACCTTATGACCTAGAAATAACAGGAACCGATTTCAGTTTATCTGGTAGACTGTTTACCAATAATTTTCAAGACATTGTGATAGAACAAGTGATCGGTGATAACAGGACTTCCATGTCAGCTGTGcaccaaaacataaatttAGACAATCATAAACTAGAAAATACGCCTGCTAATACTCAAAGTATTTGGATTTTAAAGAGCAAATGTTGTCCTCAAACTCTACCTAATATTGCcaagaaatatttatatgttAACCAATATAACATCGCTATTACATAATACGGTATATTACCCTAAATTACAAGTCGGTGCcttgtttttcaattcctCTGCAGTTACGACAATGCAGGGAATCACTAAACCGTAGATCAATGTCTGCGAAGGGTAATGCATTCAGGCACCTGGCAATGGGCACGAGAGCACTTATGAGATGCATATGTTTCTTCCACTGCATACATATGTCTCGAAATTCCATCATCAGCTATCCAGTAGCTGTTGTTCTGGAGAGTTGACACACACTTTTATGCTCTAAATTGCTGGACCAATTACTCTTGACTAGTTCAATTATCTGACCCTTCATAGCAACGCTTTTCTCAAAAGGATAAATATTCTTAAAATAAGAATTGAAACAGCTCTAAAATGTAAGGGTACCCGTTTCTGTCACGGTTGATCTTTGTTTCTCTTTTGGTCCTTTTCCACATTTTCCCAGGTCTACGCAGAATGCTTGggttatatatattgctACTTGCGCAACTACTGTAGTTTTACGACCATCTTAAAGCACATTCATAGCCAAGTTGCTCACTGCTAGCGATATCAGTTTTGTGGTTCAATCAGAGCCATATTAGTGGAGATTAAGGTATCATGTGTGGGTGCTGAAGTAGAATGCGTTGCGCTATCATTGAGCACCATTATTGCCTGTATGAATATTTAGAACTACTATGCTAATACAATTAGTGCTGATGAGAACTTTATTCAACAAATACCTGGCTGTAGATCATTTGTCCTAATTTTCAAGAGTAGTTTGATTATAGTTCAACTGTGTCCTATTGGCATGTGTATCATTACGAGCGGGACTAGCTATATTGTATAATTTGACTACACAACCAAGATATCATTAAATGAGCATTAGCTATTTGTGAAAGAATTTTGCATTTCAAAACATGTTATTATAGAGCTTTAATAATTTAATACATTACAACAAGTGCTTTCAACTGTAACAAAAAACTTAAGCAACGATAAGAAAAATGGGCTCAGTAGAATATGAATCATTACTGCTCATGATTTATTACAGACTACATTTCAATTAGCTTGCCTATACAGAATCTAATTTCTTTGTAATAAGTATTTATGAATCTGTATTATTTGATATGCCATCGTTCTAAGGGCAACTTTTGTCCTCGATTCGAACCTCGACGAGGACAAATATCgcaatttttaattttgtcGATTTTTTCAAACAACAGTAGGACTAACGAAAGAACTCAATGATAGCTTTGAGCCAAATTAAGATATCAAACCATCATTGGTAgtcaagaaagaatattctATCATCATTACTCACAGCTGGTTAGATCATTTGCATATTTCCTATTTACCGTCTTCAAGAAAGGTATTTCATTTAaatgttgatgagaagatcttgtttttttgaaagacACTAGAATTAAATTTGATTATAACAACAAATCCACATGAATTATGAACGTATGTCACCTTTATGAGCTATATTTAATACCCCCCTCCATAATACAGATAACTAACATTActgaaaaatattgatattgagatttgcaattaaaaaaatgcatGGAAACCAAAAGCCATTAAATTACTGTATTGGATTTGTATCAACAAGATAAATTGCAAAAATGTATCATAATTATCACATTCATTTAGgatgaaagaagaaacGAATTATACCTGCTGAATTCAAAAGCTTGGCTGGGAGAGGATGTATATCCTCTGAAAACCATGAAGCTTGACTCCAgtatcaaaagaaatacagGATTTATTAAGAAGCTTAGGAAAGGATTTACGAAGGAAAATAAACCATCATTGATTAAAGATTTAGGAGAAGTCTCTT
The Nakaseomyces glabratus chromosome J, complete sequence genome window above contains:
- the PSP2 gene encoding Psp2p (CAGL0J10582g~Protein of unknown function); this encodes MSKKLSLEEFLGDGILGESVWNEDEINLDAINNTTNLDILKTKSTEHGNARTPHFGPGMNGPGGPGGSSGSMQSPSMGGRVHAPPTNVNPNADYVVTGPPYIIKFSNLPPRFSEFDIKDLFQAKSTQYVKFKLFWELNKNPSIDTMKNGTVFEKNFKKNWKVAFVELFTARDMDKILKFWSTPLKELYNILLTPGEFPDFKEYIAKATLITDPNDDPAKPHLEKELELQKEEKLKEKKTSPVPTTNKPSYSQILEKSLNSPSPAATPLSGGSSVINQSGHTMQHGDNLSKYSKHETNDSDDELSKNFEDKVNFDDNQSSSNDNNDGSQAGSYNGNYNNYKRGSSRGSYNRGGRGNFNGRGGNRGGYNSRGNFNNRGGYHNRDGANKDQQRTNSYGNRQDRKDNYSKNDDERSNSNKSDNDSLSGLFKPASDFLRGSDDRNSSRGDRGRGGRGSHRGGRFSTRGQGTNRF
- a CDS encoding uncharacterized protein (CAGL0J10626g~Has domain(s) with predicted membrane localization) — translated: MEVFFVLLLLCATAFFVGKWSYDSLWLIASSIFETGYRLKTRNNKSLYQLPSSGENSNYFFNKFYTVYSIKSQSITRGLRFLFAFGITCYAMTIEIVLWQIKTADASQEHDLITKYIWPLTSLSLTVILILVQPFFILITILNKFFNDSLNINQLVMGTFMSLALMIATLQYMSWGPFYYSKSILTSLSIAGVTVMAILSGIASISTLYYTFSMIFKRRSDISGMQSSSLISRNRRLNLWTTQRQLQSQIDNYERNIIENISILKKMDEDNVGVAAPLRRQMVDKISWFQLEVAKLEKSAKQPTLIRNSRRIFEISFLIYCCHKVLITFLKRIPHIISHALKYPNDIDYEYFYDSSGSSSTGSDPLAVTVAKLLDLFLFGFNYKQDLDSLTKQISLLISISLFICTLSTVNTTITYLLSLLPSRIQVIATLVMQGEEDADLLPTNTKVSSRRNPSIIKNLIVSELIGVYVVSTILLIRSNLPFGTALKLKELLGEKFTMPTGAIDSWFDKIYALVCIISVVGIHIAEKSTFYKT
- the LRS4 gene encoding Lrs4p (CAGL0J10560g~Ortholog(s) have role in attachment of spindle microtubules to kinetochore involved in homologous chromosome segregation, chromatin silencing at rDNA and protein localization to nucleolar rDNA repeats, more) produces the protein MALQVVADYYRCVLENERIYYEYQLNRRETVKNSRSEDEFSGSERTNALKTDEQLQLQRQVNKLTVDLQSMAHENERLREFQKTQKQILESKIQQLKKTVDSFKNERNSSSSSHVRTPPRQTRSGAYTQGKDTDLSRRGGFHLLSPIVGNVNPGKEKAGGLKETLKVGRNTIFDKNSSLLDDDDDDDDDEINGTSVKERSRVTGRKLRSSSSLKDSKNNHIEEEEAMEFTTDNSDEVGLMEGLKLRDGSAKANLQLPSGSLSPDEDTQSSNEETTNTRKKRRRLTRRRIQTMNSDNSSSE
- the GPI19 gene encoding phosphatidylinositol N-acetylglucosaminyltransferase GPI19 (CAGL0J10604g~Ortholog(s) have UDP-glycosyltransferase activity and role in GPI anchor biosynthetic process, filamentous growth of a population of unicellular organisms, negative regulation of filamentous growth of a population of unicellular organisms), with the translated sequence MNYRREYYWFSQYVLVTFTLFFAIFWTLLPKVNENDDWVYGFIPASFVRSIGEIIPQRGWIIYFECFLLMGMLCTYIGLQFFNEDILTPPIDDLRTITDSNANIIVTDANDDFIRNYAFKESSGIVDLPIMDVCNILYKENYMGEYK